A single Thiohalobacter thiocyanaticus DNA region contains:
- a CDS encoding rhodanese-like domain-containing protein, translating into MKRLLAGLLIAVTGSLFAAEAPEKESMRTRAGLYVDAIEAYEMLRNPGDRQVVLIDVRDPIELNFTGYTQMVDVHVPWKIMDSSRWNENKQSYGGYVNPDFAAEVTSRLDALGIGKEAHLVFMCRSGSTRSAPAADALYELGYANVYSMVDGFEGGKAKSGEHQGARVVNGWKNSGLPWGWKLERDVMYGLDK; encoded by the coding sequence TCTCTTCGCCGCCGAGGCGCCGGAGAAGGAGAGCATGCGTACCCGCGCCGGGCTGTATGTGGATGCCATTGAAGCCTATGAAATGCTCCGCAACCCGGGTGACCGTCAGGTGGTACTCATCGATGTGCGCGATCCCATCGAGCTCAACTTCACCGGCTATACCCAGATGGTCGATGTGCACGTGCCGTGGAAGATCATGGACAGTTCGCGCTGGAACGAGAACAAGCAGAGCTATGGCGGCTACGTGAACCCGGATTTTGCCGCCGAGGTCACGTCCCGACTGGACGCGCTCGGCATCGGCAAGGAGGCGCACCTGGTCTTCATGTGCCGGTCCGGCTCCACGCGCAGCGCACCGGCCGCCGATGCCCTGTACGAACTCGGCTATGCCAATGTCTACAGCATGGTTGACGGCTTCGAGGGCGGCAAGGCGAAGTCAGGCGAGCATCAGGGGGCCCGGGTGGTGAATGGCTGGAAGAATTCAGGTCTGCCCTGGGGCTGGAAGCTGGAACGGGACGTCATGTACGGCCTGGACAAGTGA